AAATTGTGTGAAAGGAACATCTCGAGCTTATGACAATACATGCAGTAGTTTGTTCAAGATCTTAGACCTTTTGAAGATGAATTTGGTTGCAGAGTAGCAATCACCACAGTCTAGAAGGTTTTTCATAACTTGAATAGTTGTTCCTGAGGATTGTTTTAACAGTCCGAATGCAATTTCCAGCTTCTCACTAAGGTGGATAGGAATTTGCTCTTCTTCATCATTAATATCACTTAACACCCACTTTGTATCAGGATCATATTCCGCCACCTTCATTTCCCAACATATACTCCCTAATTTTGCATAAATTTCATTAGTTTCTGGGTGTTATCTATCTCTTGTGAGAAAACCATGCACCTGTTTATGAACTTCAATCCAGCTACAGCTAGGAGTCTTttttatgcctctatctttcatcaTGTTCCTTATATTTTCAGTGTCATCCCACCTCCCAGCTGTAGCGTAAATGTTTGAGAGAAGCACATATGGTGAAGGGTTTTTATTGTCCAACTCAATAATGTGCTCTGCCACGGATTCAGCTAAGTCTATAGTGTTGTATATTTTACAAGCACCAAGCAAACTAGTCCATATAGTAACATCAGCTTTTACTGGCATTTTGTTGATGAAGTCTTGGGCTTCATGGAGACACCCAGCACGCCCAAGAAGATCAACCATGCACCTATAATGCTCCATTGTAGGTCTTATGTGATGATTATTTTTCATGGAACTGAAGTATTCGTAGCCTTCATCCACTAAACCTGCATGACTGCAAGCAGACAGCACTCCAACAAAGGTTATATGATTTGGGCTCGTCCCAGAATGTTTCATTTGTTCAAAGAGCTGGAGAGCCTCCTTTCCATAGCCATGCAtggcatatcctgcaatcatgacTGTCCAGGAGACCACACTTCGGCCACTTGTATTATCAAATAAATCTCGCGCCTTCTGAATGttcccacattttgcatacatgtctatcagagcatttgTGATCACAATATCAAACTGGAATCTACACTCTATTATTCTTTTATGCACTTCCACACCTTGTTCCAGAGCTGCCAAGTTGGCACAAGCAGAGAGAACAGTGGGGAAAATTTTTGAGTCTGGCTTCACGCCTTCTGAGAGCATTTGTTGGAAAAATTTCAGAGCCTTATTGGCATGCCCATTCTGTGTgaatcctgcaatcattgcattccatgagatcgAATTTCGTCCAGGCATTTCCTTAAAGAGTTTCAGGGCTTTGTCAACGAGACCATTTTGAGCAAACCCTGTGATCATTGCTGTCCAGGAATAGACATCCTTTTGAGGCATTTCCTGAAAGAGATTAAAAGCCTCATTAACATATCCGTTCTGTGCGAATCCAGCAATCATTGTATTCCACGAAAATGCGTCTCTTGTAGGCATTTCCTCAAACAATTTATGTGCCTCAATAACAAATCCTTTATCTGCAATACCAGCAATCATCACATTCCATGACACACTGTCTCGCTGAGGCATTTGCTTAAAGAGTTTCAGGGCTTCATCAAGAAACCCATTATGCAAAAATCCTGCAATCATGGAATTCCATGCAacgacatctctttgaggcatttctTGAAAGAAACCCCAGGCTTCATCAACAAATCCTTgctgtgcatatccaacaatcatgcTAGTCCAAGAGATTACATCTGGatcagacattttgtcaaacacgtTACGCGCCATCTTTAAGctgccacattttgcatacatgtttagGAGAGCGTTTGTCACAACAAAATTACACTCATATCCACTTCTTATTATATGTTCATGAATCTCCATACCCCGTTTCAGACATTGCATGCCGGCAATCGCAGGCAGGATGCTAGCTACGGCAAACTGATTTATCTCGACACCTGTTTCTTGCATTTGGTGAAGCAGAGAAAATGCTTCCTCATAATTTCCATGCCTTGAATAAGCCGCAATCATGACAGTCCATGAGCAAACATTTCGttcaggcattctgtcaaacacttTGCGAGCATCCATCACATTCTCACACTTGACATACGTGTTGGACAGTGTGTTGTATAGAAGGGTATCTGGAATTAATCCCGTCTTATTGATGTGGGCATGGATTAATTTGGCTCGTTGCAAGGCGTTACTGTGAATGCAGGCCCGCAAAAGGGAAATATATGTACAGGAGTCCATTGCTATTAACACAGAAATCTTCCATGCAGTACTGCACAAAAAGAGAAAGGAATAATGCTTTTAATACTGCTACTCAATGACAGGCCAGTGCAAACAGTACAATTAACAATGGGGATTCCAGAGATCAAGATCTAAAAAGTGGTCTTTCCAAATTTTGCTGTAAATGAGAAAGGTATTCAAAACTTATGATAAGTATGGTCACATGGTATGGTCTATAGCAGCTTGCGAGGCTATAGgggttttaatgaattattttcATAATGTTGAAGTTTTAGATTTTTTAAGTTTTTATCGGTTTATAATGTTGAAATTAATTCTCCtaataattattttaatcattttttacaTTTCTTTCAATTTCAGTTGAATATTTTCTCTAATTTCTAATTTGAGACGCATCTTTGATACTTTGGGTCCCTTCCTTGTAGAGACGTGTGATAGTTCTATGTTTCAATCTTAAGAAAATAACATGACCAATATATAGAATTACTAGCCAAACCCAATCATCTAAGAGAGATTTAGATCTACTAATCAAATCTTTGTGTATAAGAACACATGCCTCTTTATTTTAGCAATATCTTGATTAAAAAAGTTCAGTATAGATGTTATACTTATCACAAGATTGGGCATATGACATTTTTTTTGTAAAGGGGAGTGTAGAAAAGGAAATGGAGTTGTAACATGGGGCAAATGGCAAGTAAAATCTTGCTTAGAACTCAACCAGAAATTCTTAAAGTCTAGCAATCACAATTAGTTATTGTTAGATCCCAATCTCTACTTTGACACCTTTTTAACAGAAAATGACATTAAGTAAGATTTGTGGAGGTTTGGTGATGCTATAACATCTTATGAGGATAGAAGTAGGGTGCCTTGAATTCTTTTACTTAGCAAGGATTCCAACTCTTAATAGATTTTAAAGGTGGATTGAACTATGATATTAAAGTGAAAGGTTGTATATCAAAGTATATTTAATTTGCAACAATAGCTAGGAAGTTTGGGTTTGTATGGGCTTGTGTTGTAATTATGGTACAAGGCACCTCAAGGGGGTTAGGTGTTCTTTAGAATCTAAATAATTATCAAATATAGTTGGAAGTCACTGAACTATCAATAAAAATGTAACAACACTCATCGTAAGAAAATTTCAAGATAGATAAAGACATAATAATTATAGAGATACAAGAAAAATAATTTAGAATCTTGAAATTTGATAACAATATAGAACAAAACAAGTATATATTACAAGACGAGGTTCACAATATAAAAGGAAACACATTTTAGAGGTGAAAAAATGGTCAATATGGTATAATGAGAGATTAAAAGAATGAAGaaataaatttaaatagattgGAAAATGGTATAATGGAAAATCAATTGAGGAAGTgaattattatgatattattgctAGAATTAGGCACTTATAAGGAAGAATTATAAGGAAGAGTCTCAAGTTGAGGATGTACTTGTTCACTTGGATTAAGTTTTTGATAAGCTTTGTTTTATATTATTGTCATAGGGATGCAAAGGAATATAATGAAGAATTTAATGAAGAAAATAATTATTCTTTCCAATGAAGGCATTGTCATATTAGATGATAGAAAAGTTAAGGTTAATTGGTATGAGTGTCACGATTTAGTGGCAATTTGTAGCTTGGAATATAATAATGAAGTTTTAATGACAAAGACTAATTTTCATCCTTTTTGCACTTCTCAAAAGAAACTTGGCTTTCATGAAGCATTGTATTAAGGAAGGTGATATGCAATCCTTGGTATTCCAAAGCTATAATCAATGCCTCCAAATTACTACTTTAAGTCAATTTTCTAATGTGTTTTAACAATTGATATGTTATTCTACATTACTTGTCATTCTAATCTTGTGAGTTAATTTTAGGAAATGGACATTTATGAGGCACTTGATTACAACACACTATGTGAAGAGAATCTAGACATCTATCTTATAGAAAGTGATGCATATGTGGTGTTGATTTGACAATTGTGAAGAAGTTGTCAACGGATATAAATAATGAGTTTAGGGCACAATATTTTTATAATTAActattatttcattttattttgtaattaaattttattttaaaatgactAAATTCTTTTGCAACCATTATAGGTTACACTTGGGTCAATGTTAGAGCTCATATATTGTGCTTCTTATGTTGGAATCCATATTGTGCTCAGTTGTGATAAATAAAAAAGAGTGGCATGTGAACATGATAAGAAATGTCCGCCCAATGCTAATGATATATTAAAGTTCTCTTAAATGTGGGAGGAGCTTAAAAATTGGTATTTCTTGTGAGATTGGGAATGTAGTGATTGCCAAAGGCCTAAAGTATCAAGTTCCTCTTCCACCATGAGTTTTTTTTACAAGTGATTttctttttaatgtttatatgtTGGTGATACCTAAAAAAATTTCTCTTTACTTTGATTTAAACACAAATCCATGAAACCAATCCATAATAAAGAGATAAACTTATACATTGAACAATTTTGAATTTATATAATGTTCCTCTTAAATTTGTATGCTAGTTTTCATTACGTTATTGAAAGTATCCCAAACGATGCATCTTACAATAAGTTAGTAAGGATGTGGAATAAGTACAAAGAATTACACAATTTACAATTCCATGCCTCTTGTGAACATGATCCATCTCAACACGAGGAAAGATAAAACtctatttaaatatgcatatatttataatgTTTAATTATATTTGTGGTGAACATTTTTTATTTTAGATATTTTTGGGTATCAAGATTATATTGAAATTGTGTCTTATTGTAAATTTAGGATTGACCTCCTTATTATAGAACGGAATTGATTGTGTTCAAGTTACTTTGGAGATGCAATGTTTCCATATATGAATGTTTAGAGAGCTCATGCTCTACAAATGATAATTTATTTTTTCCATGGACTATGGGATCATTAAGGAATGAGGTTGTGAAAATCAAACATATGTTATAATCCAAGGAGAAACCAAATCATTGGCCCTTTTGGGGAGGTAGTCTTAGACATTAACCTTGGGATGGTTGAAAAAGTCTTTGACGTTCCTACCCACTCAAAATATGCCAAAATTGACCTTAAAGAATGCTTAAACAATTATGAGGGAAAGAATAAGACTTCCCACAATCTCATTAACAAACAACCTACTCTTCACTCTTAAGAAAGTGCTCATGAAAACAAACAAGGTGCTATacaaaagtgagtttgaaatagaTACTTGGGATCATATCATCTTGTTGAACAAAGTTTATGGTGTCCCTCATTCTAGAGACTTACACctttggatgttcttctacattctTACCTTCATTGATAATAAGCAAAAGATTTATTGGGGCATAATCATTAGTGGAAATCTAAATGATCAACTACATGATATGTtgaatagattaaatttctatatGGCCTCTTATCAAGTCTATTTACTAGCTTATGAAGCTTTATTCCATGGAAGCAAGTGAGTTGGTTCTTTAAAATCTAGGAGTGTTGGATTTTATCATCACTATCCTTAGCTAAGCCTAACAAAGAGCTTGAAACATTATTGTTTGGTAATGATACCTTCACCTATGTTACCATCAAAGGTTCGGAGAATGATTTTTCTAAGAGATTCTCTATGAAGGCATCTATAGAGATAACAAATAGGAGGAATTAGCACATCCAATTCAAGACCCTTTCCTACATCAAAGTGGTAGACTTCCACAAAGCTCCTTATAAGTTACTAAGGTACCTATATGATGGACTGGTTCTAGTGGAGCTACATAGGCAGGTAGAAAAATTTCATAAAATAGAGGTGAAAAGGCATAAATAAAGCTTCACATTTACCATTA
This genomic stretch from Cryptomeria japonica chromosome 8, Sugi_1.0, whole genome shotgun sequence harbors:
- the LOC131059978 gene encoding pentatricopeptide repeat-containing protein At4g02750 — encoded protein: MDSCTYISLLRACIHSNALQRAKLIHAHINKTGLIPDTLLYNTLSNTYVKCENVMDARKVFDRMPERNVCSWTVMIAAYSRHGNYEEAFSLLHQMQETGVEINQFAVASILPAIAGMQCLKRGMEIHEHIIRSGYECNFVVTNALLNMYAKCGSLKMARNVFDKMSDPDVISWTSMIVGYAQQGFVDEAWGFFQEMPQRDVVAWNSMIAGFLHNGFLDEALKLFKQMPQRDSVSWNVMIAGIADKGFVIEAHKLFEEMPTRDAFSWNTMIAGFAQNGYVNEAFNLFQEMPQKDVYSWTAMITGFAQNGLVDKALKLFKEMPGRNSISWNAMIAGFTQNGHANKALKFFQQMLSEGVKPDSKIFPTVLSACANLAALEQGVEVHKRIIECRFQFDIVITNALIDMYAKCGNIQKARDLFDNTSGRSVVSWTVMIAGYAMHGYGKEALQLFEQMKHSGTSPNHITFVGVLSACSHAGLVDEGYEYFSSMKNNHHIRPTMEHYRCMVDLLGRAGCLHEAQDFINKMPVKADVTIWTSLLGACKIYNTIDLAESVAEHIIELDNKNPSPYVLLSNIYATAGRWDDTENIRNMMKDRGIKKTPSCSWIEVHKQVHGFLTRDR